Within Anolis sagrei isolate rAnoSag1 chromosome 3, rAnoSag1.mat, whole genome shotgun sequence, the genomic segment ATAAACTCTGAAACAAAGAAACAATACCATTGATATTCTGCTCATTCTCAGAATTCCGATAACTCTATGAAGTGCTCTCAACAGGAATTATGGCATTCTGCCACTAGAGGGTACCACTGTGCTTCTTAATGGCAATCAGGTATATACTTCCAAAGGATATATGTTCTGAGCTTTCCAGAATGCTGGTATTTTTCtgttgaacaacaacaatactattgTGTGTTATTTACTTTGGGTTTCTTTTCAGTAGCAGTAGCAATTGGTTCACCATTAAAATAAGTGCCTGAAACATCAAATCCCAGAGCCATTGATTTGGGTTTTGTAAAGGTAACTactgtatttttttcaaaatgaacaAATTTGAAAATGTTGCAGTCCAGTCTTTGTACTGAAGATTACCTTGTCTGTTCACTCTCAGAGATTTATTCTGGTGTTATATTTCTGTTGATAGTTTTATGCAAAGATGCCAGAAAggtaggtttccccttgacattaaatcaagTCGACTCGGACTCTTGgaaggaggtgctcatctccatttctaagctgaagagtcggcattgtccttTGACAACTCTTAGGttacgtggctggcatgactgcatgaagctccgttaccttcccgctgaggtggtacctattgatctactcacatttgcatgtttttgaactgctaggggcTAATGAAGGGAGCTCACCCATCCTGCGGATTTAAAccactgacttttcagtcagcaagttttgcagctcagcagtttaacctgctacgcCATGCAGCCCCAAGAACCTGGACTATAAAGCAGATAAAAGTTAGAATTTGGAACCATAGTTAGTTGTGGAAATTCTGAAGATcttaaggggtttttttaaagttaaaagtTAAACATCCTTCATATTACTCCCATATGATAACTAAGGAAATCACAAATTAGATTCTATACAAACATTTGTTAAGAATTAGTAAGATGTGTTTATAGGCTTTACTTAAGGAGGCTGACAATACTCCACGATGAGGATTAGCCGTAGCAGGATTTCCTGTCATCACATCCTTTTCTGTGGTGATCTAGTGTATCTTTATAGTTTCTGTGAAAAAGTCTCCAGTGACAAAACCAAGGGAAAAGCAACGCTGTGAACCCAGGTTAAGGGACAAAATTCCAGCCACATTTTTTTAAGCTACTACATTTTATGTCAAAGGCTTGTCAGGTGCTACATTTCTCCCAAGGAGACATCAAAACATGAAAAAAGACATTGTTGGGATGacagcttccagaatctcccagccagcatACAATCCAAAAGGTTGTCTCCAAGCTCTGTGAGACTTACATACATTAGAGGCCATGAAATCACTAGGAAGGTGTGGAGGTGACACTATCAGAGGAGGTGAcatcaaaatgtttaaaaaaaattgcagtcTTTTAGgataaattcatttttaattaaataaattctTTATTAGATAACCACAGCAAGGTGATTTGTAAACTCATTTTACCTGTTTTATACCCACAAGGCTAAAACTCTATGTTAATGTACATTTTGAACTTCTAATGTTCATGTGCTCCAGACAGAACTGTCATTATTACCTAATTATGACAACACTTTGCATCATGTGGCTTCATCTGCACGTGATACAAACATTCTgttgctcacaacctctgaggatgcctgcaataaatgtaggtgaaacatcggagagaatgcttctagaacatggccatacagcccaaaaaacctacaacaacccagtgattccaaataTTCTGGTATTTTAGCGGCACTTTTGTAATATGGTCTGGTATAGGAGATGGTCTATGGAATGACACCATGAATTACAGCATTGAATGATACCAATTCTTTTGATGCCATTGATTCTAAGAATGTCCATACCACTTGATGAACTTTCAGGGGTTTGCCTTCCTTTgatttccttctgtccttttctTCAACTAATACATGCAATAAGAATGAACAATAGCCAGACAGCCATCCCCAAATATAGCAGTGACAACTATAAATGCTAACATTACAATCTGTAGATAAATGGGATGAGCACTAAGATCTCTTTTGTATCTGCTTCAATACATTGGGGTATGGCCACATCGCTACTTGCTAATTTGACCATGTGTTCCCCAAGAGCATCAATGTAAAAACTGTCACAGTGGAACTTCAGAAGTAGTCTATATAAATAGACATGCTGTTAAGGTAAAGCAGGAAACTTGTGAACATTATGGCACATAATCACAGTGGAATTACAACAACAACGATAATAAACAACTTCATTTTTAACTCACCCTCTCTctcagtggggactcagggcagcttccaaaataaaaatggcaaacaCTCGATGCCAGTGAAATAACATAACAAACAATTAAACAAACCATTAAAGTAAACAGATGAAACACCATTGGCTAAAACATGTGAATCAatcaaaaacatcatataaaacaatCAGACAATTCAACAGAGGGCAAACATGAATGATGGATATGTAGAATAATAATATGTAGATTAAGTGGGTATTTATTATATGCTGTGTtgatgtattgtatgtatttgtatgaATTTACGTCTGTCGGGGCAAATACTGCCCTTTTAAAActataaatcaataataattatttgtaaaaaaaatcatataaaacaaattacacatttaaaattcatgtaaAAATATAGCTCTCCCATAAATTAGAATTATATTAACCcgaaaaaacaaaatatttactCTGCTAGTGCAAATTATTTTAAGATTCATAGAAACTTAGTTCTGTCCTATATGTCCGGGAGTAGGAAACCAATGCAGTTAACAACTGCACTATCATTTGGACAAGCTATTTTCTTGAGATACAAGGTTTACAATATCCAGGATAACAGTACTATTTCTGATGGGGAAAGAATGGGAAGTAAAATAGCTGTACAGCAATTGCGATGAGACCAACTTCTGGCTTGGTTAATTAGCTTTTCTAGCATTCTAAACTGCTTCCTTCAATATTTTTGGTGTCAAATATGCTTCTCATGTGAGCTTTCACTATTTATAAATGAGTGTGCCCTGTAAAGATTTATGTTCCAGCAGAACTCACACTTAAATAACTTGACAGAGAGAACAGCAGGGAACAGTCTCCCTCTTGTGTTTGAGGGAAGAAAGAAGCAAGAGTGCCAGGAAATCCGGTGCAGGCAGACAAGAACTGAGAGGGGGCAAGACCACTGTAAGGAAATATACTCTGTTGTATCAAGTAATATATATTGACGTTTACACTTTGGTCTATTTTATACAGGGAAGTATTACTTAGGTAATATATCAGGCAACACAGAGGACGAATTATCTTTTTATGCAGGAAGTGGTGACTGTAGAAGCCAGTGATTATTACAGCCACATAGGTGCCATCAAAGatcatcattatatattatatatcatcaTTATATATCATCATACATTATTCATTGCATGGAGATAGCATAGTAGGCCGATTACTTTTGGTGATGGCCCCTATCATACAATGTTGTTACCAGTTCAGCACCTTCCCCTGATGAAGCCCACACCTGACCGTGCCACAGTGCTGGGACTTACCTTGTGCAATGAGGTCCACTGGCTTTTGCGATGGCATCTGCTCCGCTTCCCTGAAGAATGGTTGACATTTGTTTAAAGGCAAAGAACTTCGCAATTGCTAAGtaccattttaaaaaagcaaccccccccccaaagggaggggggagtggcTCAGCGGGAGAGCAGAATTATGTGCCCATCCAGAGGTATGGCTTTGCATTGCCAAGGCAATTATGAAATACAGCAGCTGCGTGATGACGCCTGTCACAATGACAGTAAGTAGCTGTAAGTAGCTGTCCTGTAAGCAGTAAAGCTTCTAAGTGAGGACATTTTTAAAGGTATGCAAAAACCATATTTATAGAACTTCAGCTGATGGGACTAATTAAAATAGCAAAGGAGTATAAAATTTATGTAGATTTAGGCTGCATTAGATATTCATCATGGCACAGGCTCATTATCTGTTCTTGATGCAGCAAAGAAGTCCCTCTGCTTTGTTACAACTACAACGCAGCTACATGCTGAACAAATTGTACACTCTTTTTTTTAAGCtgctgttatgtgctttcaaatcatttctgatttatggcaaccctaaggtcaACTACCACTGGGTGTTCTTGGCAGAGTTTGTTCTGAGGTTGATCCTTGCCTTACTCTGAAActgaaagagtatgacttgccctaGGTTTCTCTGTGGGTTTCCTTGGCAGTGAATGTAATGCACAGGGTGCATTTATCAACTATTCATTAGGAATAAAAGTTCTTTTGAGTTATcaagtttagcttcacaactaaTTTCAATGTTACACATTTTAGTATAAAAATAATCTTTAGAGACCATCCCAGAAATACATTGGAAacatttacagtagagtcttgctcatCCAaaataaatgggccggcagaaggttggataagtgaaaatgatgaataaggagggattaaggaaaagcctattaaatatcaaactacgttatgattttacaaattaaacaccaaaacatgttttacaacaaatcaacagaaaaagcagttcaatacatggtaacgttatgcagtaattactgtatttacgaatttagcaccaaaacatcacaatgtattgaaacagctgtggatctgggcaggaggcagactgcattggataatacagaaagctgactgagcgaaggttggataagcgagactttacaGTATATCCAACATTATTGTTTTGACTCAAATTGAAATAGTTCCCCAGAAAAGTACCAGATCAATAGTGACATATGACTCTTGTTTATCTATGATTAAAAGGGTCTTTTGTTTTGCACATAAGGAATTAAGATCCACATTTCTTTATATTCTATTCAACCTATTCTATTCTTAACCTGTAGTCACACAACACTTAAAAGACCAGATAACAAAACATATAATTGAGTCTTTATTCTAGAAACTTGATAATGCCCCATGGCTACTATTATGATTCTTCTTTCAACAAAAGGCCATGTTCACACAGTATAGAACTTGCTTTATAGTAATCTGCTTTATGAAGGAAGAGTCATTAAATATCACAAGACAGCTTTACAGGGCAAATGCAGATGAGCAGATGCTTCCCTGGTTGCAAATGTGATGAAGAGAATTACTATGAAGGCTGCCTGGAAATACACAACAGGAAGTAAACATCTGAAGACACTCAGTGGCATGAATAATATGCAATCACACTGTAGCCTTATTAGGGAAGTGTCCTTGCTGTTGGTAAAATATTAATATactcagccctccatatttgctggggttagggcaCAGGATCCAGTGAATGTGAATTaagaatcctttttttttttacttgaaagGACATCTTTGAATACCCGGAGGAAGTAATGGGTTGGATGAAGAaatacaaattgaaactgaatccagacaagacaggtgcTTGCCATTAAGTGTCCTAACctagggatggaggtgtgtcaatcaGTTCTGGGCCGGTTTTACTCCACCTGTGTTCGcaagcttgggagtgctcctggatctgtctctctaAATGTCATCCCAGATTGATGCAAcaatcaggagtgcttactatcaacTTTGACTGATACACCatttgtgccccttcctagaatataaaggcagatggCATGCAGTGGTAACCTCAAGGTTTAATCTGCAACTTGTTTGCATTGggaactccaattagttcaaaacatggcaatcAGACCGGATACAGGAAGATATAGGAGTGAGAATATAACACCCATGTTAAAGTCACTTCACTTCCAATTAGTTTCCAGACAAAGCAAAAAGTATTGGTTTTGACCTTAAAAGAgctacatggtttggatccagattacctacaggattgccttttcccatacaatctgccccgcACCCTTAGGTTCGGGGGGAGGGGCAATACTTTAGACAAACTGAcaggcaaccaccacccagaggacctttccaTTGGAAATGAGCTGTCAATATTCAAGATGCAACTGAAGATCTATCTTTTCTGGCAACCCTACTCAGACAATTTTAACTTGTAGATTTTGACCTATATTTTATTGCTGCGattttttgtttatatatatatatatatatatatatatatatattcatgcttATTGTTCTGTTTCAACCCTGTTCTACCATGCCTCAAGCCGCAAGAAGCAGGTAagaaatgtattgttattgtcatcaCCATCATAATCTTTCCAAGattttctagggcagtggttctcaacctgtggggtccccagggattttggtctacaattcccagaaatcccagccagtttaccagctgttaggatttctgggagttgaaggccaaaacctctggggacccgcaggttgagaactactattcTAGAGCTTCCAGCAGTTATCTATAGGTAACTTCTGTGGGATGCTGACCACATAATCACACCAGAGGACCCAAAGATTCctacagaaaacattttaaataaaataacatcTCAATAATAAAATTGTCAgaagtgaaacccacaaatggGGCTAGCTGACTATGTATGGTATACTCTAAGTTTTCAGCAGGAGGAATGCAATCCCATAGTCCAGGGACATTATGTTGATGCTCAGAAAATAAACTGCCTCTTCAGATGACAGAATTTAATAATTACTGATAAGGTATTTACAGATAGGGGTTTCAATTCCAATGTCTATGTGCAAGAATTTATATGAGCAAAGAGTTTGTCACAAGAAGCATAAAGAGGCAATTATTTCCATGAGGTATTATAGGTTTATTCCTTTGAAGCCATATACTTGTATTAAGCATTAGAAATTCACCTACAAAACTGAAACCCAGTTCTGCACATATTAACATAATATGAACTGTCATTCCAAAAGGAGTGGTGTGCTTAGATTTCTTCTATTAAGATACAATCCATGCCCAATAAATTCTACATTGTTGAAGACGGAAAATAATGCATTACAGCCACTGAGATCGTGTCTTTGggtaacaatttttttaaaacaatgtccaTCATGAAATATAAGTACACTGACCTGAAAGGGGGGTAAACAATAATTACACAAGGCAAAATGTTACTTACAATCATTCAAAAACTTTATAAAGAGACGTGGAAAAGTACCTAAAATAGTTGCTTTTTTATAAAATTTCAGTAATAAAATATTGcttgcaataaataaaaaaatgtagagTCCATGAATATTGGTTGCACCATCATTTCTCAATATTTCACTTCCATGGTTATTTACAGTCAATCAGAAGTCTTTCTGTCAAACCACACCGAAACACTTATCATTTGCGACTGCAAAGAACACTGCTGATTATGGGGAAAGGCGACTTCCAGAGTCAAATGTGCCCCCCTCCAACAAATGTTGTATCTAATACTGTATGCATCTTCCCCTGCATCTTGTAATATAGATACCTTTTCCAAAATACTGGTTGACTGTGTAACCATATGGGATAGATCAATGATGCTGGGAAATGCACATTTTGCTATGTTTATATCGATACATTCGATTTCATTCCTGCTCGTCCCATTTGAAGGCATGGCAATTTTGAACAGTTCTTTAACAGTTGTTCAATAGAAATGTGACGGCCATTAAGTTGTGAAGTCAATGAGTCCTTCTCCTGTAGTTGCTCGGTCAGTTCTTTAGACACATCTGAAAGAAACGTTGGCATCTAATTAATCAAGAACTGGAGATAAAGCGCCTTCATTTTGAGTGTAACTGCATACTTTCATTTATAAAATGAAAACGATAATTGAAAGATTTTTATAACATAGCCCTTCAAGACTTTTTATAGCAATTCCCAAATaatgttccttttttattttttaaaacattatttaatacatttgttatagaacAAACACATAGTATTCAATACAATATACATCTCATAAATCTTATTGTATCCACTGTTGCTTTCACACTTATACATATATTTCTATCCCTCACCACGGTGCTCTCCTCCCTGAGCCACTTCTTTTATATATTATCTGTCCAAACTTTCATCTCCTCAGTGGCGGtaactttccatctttctttttgaatcctctttcaataattttttttttcatcaaaGTCTCTTAACTTTTAACTTACATGtcaacttatcatttattgccaatttccatacttccttatacaaCTCTTCAATTTGTATATTTCCCTTTTCCAATTCTTTGCTATGAACAATCTTGCTATTGCCTATAGATTTGATATcacatctttttcttcttttttcattatGTTGATGTTCAGAAAATAAACTGCCTCTTCAGATGAGGacagaaaaagatcttggagtcctcgtggacaacaagttaaacatgagtgtctagatccagggaactcatgctacccctctattctgccttggttagaccacacctggaatactgtgtccaattctgggctccacaattgaagacagatattgacaagctggaatgtgtccagaggagagcaactaaaatgatcaagggtctggagaacaagccctataaggagcagctgaaagagctgggcatttttagcctgaagaggagaaaggctgagagaagacatgatagccatgtataaatatgtgagaggaagtcataggaaggagggagaaagcttgtttactcctgccctggagactaggacgcggaacaatggcttcaaatgacaaaaAAGGATTTCATGTGAACACTaggacgaacttcctgactgcgagagctgttcagcagtggaagtctctgccccggagtgtggtggaggctccttcttttgaagcttttaaacagagactggatgttcatctgtcgggggtgctatgaatgcaattttcctgcttctcggcagggggttggactggatggtccatgaggtctcttccaactctatgattatatccTCTATCTCTCTAAATACCTTTTCCAATAAGTTATGTATGTACAATGCCaccatatatgcatgtatgttcctgcttcttggcatcttatccagcaattttttgaataatttttatttatatttgctatttttattggtgttagataccatttcCATATCAATTTGTAATGATTTTCTTTaacttgttttgatgtttttcaaATGTCCGTTCCCATAGTTGTGACCACTCTGCTTCATTTATTTCCATCCCTAAATcgtcttcccaaatctccttgaGAATATTATTCCCTATTTCCCCTTTGTTTCAATcaatatcttatatattttattagTCGTTCCTTTCAAATTTTTATGGCCCCCTAtatcccttccattttgtattatttgttcaaattgattaagcttacttccatttttattatttttatccaatggaaccatgtcaattttatttttctgaattcttccataatcatttccttctgCATTCCAACATTTATGCAATCCCCTAATATTCCTAAACTCCTTTCCACCTGGTTTGGAATGTGAAGGAAAAACTGTTTTCTGCACTCAGCAATAGAGACCATTTGTtttagattattgttgttgtaagaACTGACAAGGAACTGCTGAAACTAAAAGGAATCTTACCCTGGACTTGCTTGAATATCTTTTCATTCAGCTGTTCCACTTCTTTAAGAGTCATTAGACTcactgaaacaaacaaacaaataaacattgtAAGAGGTAGACAACAGGGTGGGTTTGGGGAAGATGAGAAGATGGACACTCTGGAACAGATTTATAAACATTCCTATCTAATAATTACTTTCCACAttaggtcaaactgcattataaaggATAAGCAGGATCTATGTATCCCTTAGTAGATTTTTCTATTATAGttcaagatataaataaaaaccACAATCATATTCCATACACCTGCATTATTAAAATAGTGCATactgaaatgtgaaaaaaataaatgcaGTGAATGCAAAACCTTTATCTGGGTTCAAAAACTAATTGTATAAAGTGAACAGCATATCTGGTCATAAATTCATTTCCAAAGTTTTCTCAAAAAAAACTCTGTGTGCCtaaaagcaaattttgacaaaGTGCTGGAGATTATAGATTAGTTTaggcaatttaaaacaaaaacattatgtTTACTAGTGTACCATATCACTAAAATTGGAACATTTCAATTCAACAAGAACATAGGCAAAGAAATTTCAGAGGCAAGGTTTTCTTTGTATTATAGGGTACCTTCACAGTTAGATGGAAACTGCTAAAACTATTCTGACAAGTTCAGCTTTAGTGCACCAATTAGAGATCCACTCTTTTTCCACTACCAATAACCTTTGATTATTatggaagtctcgtgtcatcattgagcccAGCTATCGTGAGCTGACATTCAATTAttcaatgttattttaaaaaatggaaaattacagACTGGAAAAAGCATCCAAAGATAACATTTCACAGCTTCATCCACTTACACTGTTCCCTGCTGTATTGAAGATGTCTCCTTCGGACACAGGCATTGGAATCTTTTTTAGTTTTTCCCATCTCTGATGGCTGGTTATGATTAGGCCACAATGTATTACTACAACAAAATGTACCATCTGTCTGTTGCAGTAGATCAAGTCGAAAATCACTGGACTCCTTTGGTTCTAGAATATTTTGTGAGCCGTCTGAAATACTCCCAGTGTTTCCATCTATCCACTTTGCAGAATATTTAGGAACCTGGGAATCTGACTGTGGGACTagctttctttctctctgatGTCTAAAGCTAAAAAGCCAGTGCTGTGTTTGTTTTGAACCTTCCGAATCCAAATCTTTGTTTTGTGCATACTGTATAATCCTGTTAATTTTTTTGCTCAAGATGTTTTTCACTTCTGCATATGTACTCTTGGAGAGTTTTGACCGTGGACAACTCTGTTTTTCTATTAAGTGGAATTTCTCAAAGCAGTCTCTGTGTCCCCTCAATGAACTTGTGTGCAGAAGATCAGACTTTGGTATTCCTGAAAAGAGGAAAAAGGTTACAAGTGGGAAAAGTATTAATATACTGCACTTAAAAAAATGACTATTCTTTTATGAATATGTCAAATTGTGTAAATGCTAAATGAGAGCAATTTCTTTTACTAAGAAATAAGCTTTTATATAATTTTGGAGAGATTAAACCTAATTATTTCCACAATGCATTTTAGTAAATATGTAAAGCTGATTGaatatattattttcaaatgGCTATGGATGCCAAACAGCCATAGTAGAAGGGTAGTGCAAAATATTATGACCTACAAGTGTTGAAATTGAATTCAAGAGAGGCCAACAACACTGGATACAAAGGAAAAAGTGTTTTCACATAATACTTTCAAATTTCTACTTCCATCTATTGCAATTCAGAATATCAGAATATTATTTAATTTTGTCCATAGAAAATTTAATGCAATGTTAGTAGTCAGCACTCCATTACTACCATTGAGCCACTATTTCATTCTGACTGAGTAACTTGGAAGGGGATGAATTCAGTAACTCACTAAGTCAACTGAATCCTGTTAAGATGATGGTTTACTAGGCTTGTGCGTGAATTCATTCCTACCATTTCTTTCGTGTCTTCCGTTTCTTCAGAAGCACAAAACGGGAAGCCCCCTCCACACATGAAAATCTGCTCGACATGAAAGTCTGCTTGACATGAAAGTCTGCTTTTGTGTACATCCaaaattgcctccttgccttggaaagacagtgggtgtgtggaagggcgtGCAGGCTCAGAGTTCTGCTGCAGATGTGctccgggcctgcctgcatgccccatcacacacacactcttggagtgtgtggcagggcatgtgtGGTGGGGGATGCAGGCAGGCCTGAAGTGTGCCTGCAGCTGAGGGCCTCTTACTCGTTTtccaaagagagtgtgtgtgtggcggggctTGCAGGCAGATCAGAAAGCGGGTGCatctgccagtgcctacagctgagtgcctctcttactctagagtagaaacagcaggtgccaggtaagaatgctgggaagggagccaggaaGTGGGGCcctgaaacaaaaaaacagaaaacaactctcccaattttgggaggcttacaaaaaaacGGATCGGTCTCCTAATgaaagccgggacatgaaacGGGACAAGGTTTCCCCAAATATACATGCCTATAGTTTACTACTTAGAGGAGGAAAGGGTGACTCCAGCAGGCAAGagaatattttctgttcctggcaTCATCTGAAGGCTCCTTCAGGTCAAAGTGATTACAGGATGAggtatttattactatatttattagggtgtttaaaaaaaaaaagaaaaaaagaatgaatatcCAAACTATGTCTGTTGTCCCAGACAATTTTCTGGCAGTTCTCAGCACCCACAATGGCATTATACACCAATTCTCCaatgtatttcctttttttaGTCCAAGGCAAATCAGAGCTTTGAGGGGAGCACTTCTTCTTTAAAAGAGCTATAGTGCATTGGTGATATGGCCTCTTCACTATAGCTTTTTATGTACCAAAAGACAAGAATCACAGAGAAAAAATGTGTTCTTCAAAGCATAGGGACACCTTGGCAAACCACGTCTCAGTTTAAAAAACAATCTTTGAAATACCACTGATAAAGAGTACAAAAGGAAGATGTAGATATTCCCTCAGAATCACTGTCAATATATCTCTGAGAATTCTTGGAAGACTGGAGAAGTCACAGCAGAGTGGAGGATAACTCCCATCTGCAGACAAGGCAAAAAAGACTGAGCAACTATCAATTAGTCAGCCTGCCGTTAAAACTAGAAAAGATTTTAGAACAGATAATTAAACAACCTGTCTGTGCACATTTAAGAATGTTGTGATTACTGGAAGCatgaatttctcaaaaacaaggcatGAGACACAAGTTAGCTTGAGGAGGGAGTACTTTGACTACATTTCAGTAAAGCTTTTGATAGGTTTCCCTGTGATGTTCTTGCAAGCAAGCCAATGAACTATGGGGTGACTGTGCTACTGCTAGGAAGATTCATAACTGGTTAACATACTAAACAATCACCACAAATCttgctgaaaaattaggcttgcTGACAGTGATAACATACAAGACAAAATAACAAGTTACAACAGATAGAACAGGGAGGACTGAAGGTAGGATGAATGTTGCAGGGCCCTCTACTGCAATTCACATTCTCACTGAGAATGTTTTCATTTTAGTCTAAATGTTAAATCCAAAGGAGCACCTTCCTGCAGACTTGTTAATTAACAGACAaataaatccaagtcaaaattACTTGTAAGTATATGGCTTCCAATTAGAGAAGTTTTAATACTAAAGGAGACTTTATGtagatttcctttttctttgcaaCATAAGAAACTTTTACTACAGCAGAGAAAGCCAGAACGATACAGCTCATTTTTCATTAAGTATTTTAGTACAAGTACCACTATATTTGAAGTTGGTGTTTACTCATATTACTT encodes:
- the C3H21orf91 gene encoding protein EURL homolog, with product MNEEQFVNIDLNDDNVCSVCKLGTERETLSFCHICFELNIGGIPKSDLLHTSSLRGHRDCFEKFHLIEKQSCPRSKLSKSTYAEVKNILSKKINRIIQYAQNKDLDSEGSKQTQHWLFSFRHQRERKLVPQSDSQVPKYSAKWIDGNTGSISDGSQNILEPKESSDFRLDLLQQTDGTFCCSNTLWPNHNQPSEMGKTKKDSNACVRRRHLQYSREQLSLMTLKEVEQLNEKIFKQVQDVSKELTEQLQEKDSLTSQLNGRHISIEQLLKNCSKLPCLQMGRAGMKSNVSI